The following nucleotide sequence is from Bacteroidales bacterium.
CTTTTGAAGTTGTGCTGGATCAAGTTCGGAGCGAACACAATGTTGGTTCAGTTTTCCGAACATGCGACGCATTTCTTATAGAAAAAATTTACCTTTGCGGTATAACCCCAGTACCTCCTTCTTCTGGAATCCATAAAACTGCCCTTGGGGCTACAGAATCTGTTGATTACGAATATCACTCTTCAACCAGGAATCTTCTTTTAGAATTACGTAATAAGAAAAAAATGATTGTAGGTCTTGAACAAGTCAACGATAAAAGTCTTCTTCTCGATCACACTTTTTCTTTTAGATCACCTGAATTGATACTTGTGATTGGTAATGAAATGTTTGGTTTATCTGAAGATATTTTGGATCTTTGCGATTATTTTATCGAGATACCACAATTTGGAACAAAGCATTCTCTGAATGTTAGCGTCGCTTTTGGTATTGTCGCATATGCTTATTTTACAGAATTCTATACCCTATATAAGAAATAATTTTTTTGGGTGAATAAAAAAAAATATTATTTTTGCCAACAATAAAACATGAAAATTATGAAGAAATATTTTTTAAGGTTGGGTGTAGCAATAATCACGCTTTCCTTTATTGCAGCAGGTTGTGGCCTCAAGAAAATGCAAAAGAAGTACCACACTGTAAAGTACGAAACCAAACCCCAAGTTTTAGAAACACATGGAGGCAAAATTAATGTTTCTGTTAAGGGTGCCTTCCCAGCAAAATATTTCAATAAAAAAGCAACTGTTGAATTTACCCCGGTACTCAAGTGGAACGGTGGAAGTCACACATGTAAATCCATCATTCTTGCTGGAGAAAAAGTAAAAGGTGGTAGTGGTACCATCATTAAGTATAAAGAAGGTAGTACTTTCGAATGGACAGATGTGATTCCATACAAGCCTGAAATGAATGCTTCTGAACTGGTTGTTAACGCTGTTGCTAAAAAAGGCAAAAAAACAGTTGCTCTGGGTGAAGTCAAACTTGCTGATGGTGTTATCTACACCAGTGAACGAGTCGGTAAAGACGAAGATGTATTTTTAGCTGATCATGGTTATAAGAAAGAAGTTATTATATCAGAAAAATCGGTGTTATATTTTGATTACAACAGCTCCAATCTATCCATGAATCAAAAATTAAATAAACTAGCAGAAAATCAAGCTATTCGCAAAAAAGCTGAAGATTTTATTGCTAAAGGATGGAAAATCAAATCTATTGATATTCAAGCATGGGCTTCCCCAGAAGGAGAAGAATCTTACAATGCTGATCTATCAAAAAAACGTGGTGACGAAGCTAAAAAGTATATTGAAAACTACATTAAAGATCTAGATACTAAAATAGCAAAACAACAGAAGAAAAAATATGAAGAAGTCAAACGTCCTTACGTCATTAATACAGATGCTAAAGGTGAAGATTTTGATGGATT
It contains:
- a CDS encoding RNA methyltransferase, which codes for MRKKKPEELNRLSIDEYKRKTKVPFEVVLDQVRSEHNVGSVFRTCDAFLIEKIYLCGITPVPPSSGIHKTALGATESVDYEYHSSTRNLLLELRNKKKMIVGLEQVNDKSLLLDHTFSFRSPELILVIGNEMFGLSEDILDLCDYFIEIPQFGTKHSLNVSVAFGIVAYAYFTEFYTLYKK